The Sulfolobus islandicus Y.N.15.51 sequence AGTTGAACTGCAAAGATACCAGTATTACCACCTGCACCAAAGATTACTACAATATCATTAGGAGAGACTTTTAATTCTTTTAAAGAATGATACGAAGTTAGAGCAGCTACAGGTAAACTTGCAGCAATATCCCAACTCATATTTTCCGGAATTTTGAAAACATTCTTATCTGGAACCGAAAAATATTCTGACCATCCGCCATTGGTTATAACACTCATTATCCCGCCGTTTCTGCATAGCATTTCCTTTCCAGATAGGCATAAATCACAAGTTCCATCAAACACTCTGTTATATACTACTACCTTATCTCCTTTAGCTAGTCCTTTCACATGATCCCCTACTTTTTCAACTATTCCTGCTACTTCCGCACCGGGGATATGGGGCATTGGGGTAACTGGAATTGCACTAATTACGAAGTAATCTATAGGGTTTAAACCAGATTTAACTACTCTTATCAAAACGTCATGTGGACCTAATTGTGGTTCTTGAACTTCTTTTACCTTGAGATTTTCTAAACCACTCTTGTCGAAAACTAGGGCTTTCATAAAAACTAGTCTTCTCCTCAATATAAATCGGTTACTTAACTTTGGGTAACTATTGTCTTATCCCTATCTTAGCCTTATTCTTAAAGCTAATATACTCATACGCCAAGCTTACGAAATCTTCATCAGCCTCTTCACCCTTCTTCTTTATTGTAATGTATCTCAAGGTCTCTAGTTCTACTGATGTTAAGTTAGTTATGTATAAAAATATGCTCGTGGATTTGTGTAATAAAATGGCTTCAGCTCCTTTAAGTACAAATAGGTGCAGTTTTTCTCCATCTTCTTCTTCAACAACTTGTAGATTAATTGGAAAATTAGTTATCTTTTTCATCCATAGGTTTTCTAGCATTCTTACCTCTTCATTATCATATACCTTTTCGATGTGTTTAACAAATTTCTCTATCACGCTCATGAGCATTGTATAATTGGTTTTATATGTTTTAAGTTTGAAGCGGAAAAAAATATTAAATAAAGAGATATGAGTAGTACCTAGAGAATTATTGACAACCAATATTGTCAGAGTTTTAAGTATTAAGGGTGGTGTCGGTAAAAGCTCTATAGCTTATGCGTTAGCGAGAACCATCTCTGCTTCTGGGTATAAGGTATTATTTTTAGATATGGATAACCTTCACACCATTTCGAGAGTATTGGGAGTTAAGGATTGTGAGTTAACATACGTAAGGGATTTATTCGTATTTGCATGTGATGATTTTAGTAAAATTTCTTTTACCAACTATGAATATGTGATAATTGATACTTATTCTGGGATCTCCAGTGAAACGCTTTCAGTTATTAAGGGGGATCTTATTTACAATATTTTTATTTCAGACTTTTCTTCTATTGATAATTCTTTAAGTTATATAAAAGAGTGGAATGGTAAGAGAAGTATTAATCTCTTAGTTGTAAATATGGTCATAGTGGAAGATAACGAGTATGATATTTTATTACGAAAGTTTTTTGATTCCTTGGCTCTTAAAAGTAATGTGAAGATAAATAAGGTATTTTTGTTTTTCTTCGACGAAAATTATTATGGATCCTATAAAGTTGATCTAAATCATATAGAACTCATAGCTAGTTATGTACTAGGTGGAATAGGTGAATCTGATCCTTAGACATTTGCTGATTTTAAGTTTCTCTTAGTGATATGTCACAAAGAATTAGATAGAAAGTATTAAGATGAAGTTAGAAGTCAGAAAGAGAAATGGAGAGTAACTTTTCTAAATGAGATGGGCCGTTTGAACCCATAACTATAAGTGTTCAAGCTTGACTAGATTACTGCTCTCGTTATAATAAAGACTATAGTTATAAGTCAAATAATGGAAATTAAATTCAAGATTGAGAATTAGTGTCACATTATACCGTAAGAAATATAATAGAAATAATTTTATGCGGGGGACGGGATTTGAACCCGCGCAGGCCTTCGCCAGCGGAGCCTCAGTCCGCCCCCTTTGCCCTGACTCGGGCACCCCCGCACACCAATACTTTATATTAACTAGGTATAAAGTTTTACCATAGAATAAAACAGAAGGACTTTAGGAAGGAGATAGAAGTTCCGAACTTTTAAAATTATAATTCAAGTATGAGACGTGCTTGAGAAACTCTCCTTTTGAGGCAATAATGGCTTAGGTTAGTATGAAGAGATGATCTATGGATCTTGTTTCATTTAGAAACTAAATAAATATGAAGAGATTTTGTTCTACATAGCTATATGGCATAAGAGAATTTCCATAAATTAAGACTATAAACAAATTGTCATTATTGCTGATGATATTAGTATGGATTAGATTACGAAGGGAATGATATGGATACAATATTATTCGAACTATAGTGGCTAATTATCTCTTTACTACCGCTAAAATTCAGAATCCACGGGACGCAGAACTCCCCTTTTAGTGAAAACAGTCTGATTGTGAGGTTAAAAAGTTTTAGCGTGGTCCCTCGCTTAGTTGTTCTTTAAACGTAAGTTGCAGGTGTAAGGTCTTTGCAAGGTAATAAAGTGAAATCCTTTACGTTACCGATTATTTCATATGCTGTTCCTACATTTGTGTTGGTGTATCCATCGTTCTTTGTAGGCTGGCTCAGTGATTCTATGCATTTAGCGTATTGGGAGGTGTTCGCAATAGTTGCTTTACCATTTCTAGGTAGGATAATTGGTTCTTTCATATATCAGTTATTCAAAGGTAGTGTAGTTTCTTACTGTTTTCCGTTGCTTGGTTTTTTAGTTGTTCTTCAAAACTTTTTAGGGGCTTTAGTTTTTGTGAGATTTCTAGTAGGGGTAATATTTGGTCTGTTAACGAGCTATGCGGTTGAGAGTGCTGTAAGAAGTGGTAGAAATGTATTAGTAGGTTTTACTACCGCAGGTTGGTCTATGGGTTGGGTAATTAGCTATCTTGCGTATTCCTTACTTAAAAATTGGAATGTAATTACAATAAGTGGGATTTTAATAATGTTTTTAGCGTTGTTTGAGTTAAACAAGGAAGAGTTTAGAGAGAGGGGTATGAGTTCTGTATCTTTTCCCAGGCTTACCTCAATACTGATTTATATATCGGCGTTAACACCGGCTTTCATTTTGCAAGTTATGCCGAGTTTTTTGGAGACGATAAAGCTTACTTGGCTTATTCTTCCATCCTATTTGTTATCAATTCCAACTTACGTGCTTTTACCTATGATTAGTGGAAAAGTGGGAATTAGAAAGGTTTTGGTTATTAGTTCCATTATTGTAATTCTTAGTAGTATTATTACTTTTCTTCTATTGCCTATGATGGTAATTGTTTTTACTAGTATTGGTCTTGGTATTTTAGGGATAACGCCTAAGTATCTAGTAATTAGAGGTGAAGATCCAAAGAGGATGGGTTTGGCTTTGAATATTGGTTCAGTGATGGGTCTAATAGTACCAGTACTGTATGCGCTAATGCCATTTTCACCAGAGTTTTTATTATCAATTTTAATGGTTTTGATGTTATTGATATGAAGCAAGATCGGCAGATTTTTAAGGGATAACATGTTAAAGTGATAATGATTAGGGATGAGTCTTTGACGAATATGCTTTAAATAAGCAAGAATTGAAGGCACTAATTAAGGAATTGAAGAAATGGAAAGCGCCAGCTACTGTTCTTCTGTCTTTATATATACCACCCGGTAGACCAATTCCAGATGTGGTTAATCTACTTAGGCAAGAGTACTCCATAGCTCAGAATATAAAGCTCAAGAGGACTAGAGATGCAGTACTTTCCGCGATAGGTGCGGCAATAGATAGGCTGAACAAGATACCGAAGATAGATGGTAATGGTTTAGTATTGTTTTGTGGTGAAAATTTCGATACTGAGGATTTCAAATGTTTTATGTTTTCTCCTCCTGATAAAGTTCCATTATTCTTCTATAGAACTGACAAGGAGTTTCATGTGGAATTTTTGGAGGATATGGTGGAGGATACTGTAGTATATGGTCTTATAATTGTGGAGAGGGATGAGGCCACTATAGGTTTACTTAAGGGAACTAGAATAGAAATTTTAGAGGAAATTGAAGGTTTTGTGCCAGGGAAGCATATGATGGGAGGACAGTCTCAGAGGAGAATTGACAGAATAATAGACGAAATGTATCATAATTTCTTAAAAGAGGTTGGTGAGAAAGTCAATGCGTATTTTATGCCTTTTATTCAGACGGGCAAGATGAAAGGTATATTATTAGGTGGTCCAGGATATGCTAAGGAGGATTTCTATAAGGAAGATTATGTTGACTATAGGATAAAGAATTTAATTTTACAACCCTTAATTGACGTTTCTGATCAAGGTGAGGTTGGATTAAGGGAAATGATAATGAGGGCTGAGGATTTATTAAAGAATCAACAATACGTTGAGGTGGAGAAATTACTAGAGGAATTAAAATACCATTTGGCTAAGGATGATGGATTAATAATATATGGAAAGGAGCAAATTAAAAAAGCTATGGAAATGGGAGCAGTAGAGGCTATAGTAATTCATGAGGACTCTAGTGATAAAGAGTTAGAGAAATTAGCTCAAGATGCGGAAAATTATGGCGTTAAGGTTTTTGTGGTTGGTGATGAAGTACCAGAGGCTGAATGGGTTAAAAAAACGTTTAATGGTGTAGTGGGTAAGTTAAGGTATAGGCTATATTAATTAGATTATTTTTCTTCTTTTCATTTCCATTAGTATTTTATCTAATGAGATTGGTGGGTCATTTATTCCATAATTTTCAACAAAATTCTTTTTAAGCTCATTTAAGTCTATATCCTTTGTTTTCCTTTCTACCAGGATTTTGTTCACTAAGTTAATTTCGTCCTCCCAGTAATTCCAAGGATACATAAACCAAGCCCAGTTTACAATCTCTTCTGCGTAGTAATCTGGCATTATTTTTGCAGCTGGTTTTATATATTGTAAAGTTGCTGTTTTAACTTCTTTTGGTCCAAAATTTTCCATTACATATTTCCGTGCTAATTCTATGCTATCTCCAGTATCTGTTATATCATCTACTATAATTACGTTCTTATCTGATAGGTCAACCTTAAATGGATATTTCACCTTAGCCTCTGGAGCATGAGATGCTGTCACTATCCAATGCTCTATCTTTATTGATAATATATCAAAAACACCTAAGACGTCAGCCACTAATCTAGCTGGAACTAAACCTCCTCTTGCTATCGCAATTATCACATCCACATCATAATTATCATCTTTAATTTTCTCGGCCAATTTAGTAGAAAGACTTACTATTTCATCCCATGTGACTACTTTCACTGGTATTTTGGGCAAAATTAACTCCCTAAAAAATCTCTGTTAAAACTTTATCAATTTTTTGGTTTATACTTTATAAGGTACGTTAATGTATTTCACTTATGATTGAGGAAAATGAAAAAGCCTCGATAGGAATTATTGGTGGTTCTGGGTTATATGATCCGGGTATTTTTTCGGAGAGTAAGGAAAGAAAAGTATATACACCATATGGAGAACCTAGCGATTTAATAACGATAGGTAAAATCGGAAATAAGACTGTAGCATTCTTGCCTAGACACGGAAGGAGACATAGAATTCCTCCTCACAAAATAAACTATAGGGCTAATATTTGGGCATTAAAAGAACTCGGAGTTAGATGGGTGATTTCAGTTTCTGCAGTAGGTAGCTTAAGAATTGACTATAAACCCGGTGATTTTGTTATACCAGATCAATTTATAGATATGACAAAGAAAAGAGATTACACCTTCTTCGATGGGCCCGTAGTAGCTCACGTCTCAATGGCTGATCCATTTTGTAATAGCTTAAGGAAATTGGCATTAGAGACTGCTAAGGAACTAAATATTAGGACGCATGAAAGTGGTACCTACATATGTATTGAAGGTCCTAGGTTTTCTACAAGGGCTGAGAGTAGGACATGGAGAGAAGTTTACAAGGCTGATATAATCGGCATGACGTTAGTACCAGAGGTTAATCTAGCTTGTGAAGCACAAATGTGTTATGCTACTATTGCCATGGTGACTGACTACGATGTTTTCGCTGAGATTCCAGTTACAGCAGAGGAGGTCACTAGAGTTATGGCAGAGAATACGGAAAAGGCTAAGAAACTTTTATATGCGTTAATTCAAAGGTTACCAGAAAAACCAGAAGAGGGGTCGTGTTCCTGTTGCAACAGTCTGAAGACAGCACTAGTATAAGAAAATTGGTGAAGTTTTTAAACATTAATTTTCCGCAAATAGATTTAATAGTATATGGTCGTGGTCTTGAACTCCCTTCATTTACTCTTGCAAGAGCTCTTTCTTCCTTGAAGAATAAAATAATCAGCACATTAAATATTTATGATTTTCTGTTTATTTACAATCCCTATGTTGAAGTTTCAAACGTTGTAGCGTTTACTGGGGACGAAAATGAATTGCGGGAACTTTTAGATGGTCTAGAGAGTTTAAGAGTAAGAGGAAGCATTTACCATTGTGGTGTTACAGATATTAAACCTAGATATAATCTTATTTCAATTAATAGTTTGGATAAAACTTTCTGTGAGATTAATCTATCCCTATCCATTTTAAAGGTATTAAGTAATAATAAAAATACAGAGAGAGAAAAAAGAATTTTAGATCAATTAAACGACCTTTCGGATTTAGATGATTACGTGAAGAATTATGCCAAAGTTTTCAACCCGGATTTGCCTATTCTCTTATCTCCGGTCATGGTTCCAGCTAAGTCCTTCTTAGAGAGTCTTGGGATAAATGTTTCAAGTTATTTTGATACTAAAATATTAGATGGTGCACAAATAGTTTATACTGGTGTCGATATGTATATTACTAGAAGGATGATTTTTTCCTTAAAATCAAAGGGGAAAAAGGTTACTGATGTTCTGATAGATGTAGACCCACTATTAGCACCCATATATTTAAGTATGATTATGTTTTACTTAAAAAAGAAATAAAGGAGGTTCTGCTGATTGAGCATCATAGAGTTTTGGCTAGAAGCTAAGACTACTATAGACAAATTAATCGAACAATTTCTAAATTCAAATAGGGATTGGGATCTAGTTGATATAAGTACTTATATTCTTAAAGATGGTAAGCGCTTTAGGGGAACTTTAAACATGTTCTTTACTGTTGCTTTAGGTGGAGATATTAAGGACTCTTACGGTGGTGCTTTGGCTATTGAAATTTTACATTCTGCTTCTTTAGCTTTAGACGATATAGTTGACCTTGATGTGACTAGGAGAGGTGATAAAGCTGCGTGGGTTATATACGGAAATAGGAAAGTAATATTCATAACCAATTATCTTATTCCCACTGCTCTCAGGATAATTCAGACTTCTTATGGTGACGATGCGTTAAATACGAGCATTGAGTTGTGGAAAGACACTTCAGTTGGCGCTTTAAGGGATATGTATGATAATAATGATTACATACGAACAATTGAGTTAAAAACTGGTAGTTTATTTAAGCTTTCCACAGTGTTATCTGCATATGCTTCTAAGCACTATAATACGAAACAACAGATGTTGGATGTTGGCAAGTATTTAGGAATAATCTATCAAATAATAGACGACTTTGTTGACTATAAAACTAAGAAATTAGAGGAGATAGATGGTAGTGCCAAGCAATTATTCAAGTATTACAGAGAGGGAAAGTTGGAAGAGTATGTTAGGTCAGTATATTTAGAATATAAGCAAAAATATGATGAGCTAATAAGTAACATTCCCTTCCAATCTAAATATATTAGTGAGATACGATCCCTTCCAGAGTTCTTAGCTAACGGTCTTCTAAAGGAGGCTAACATAGATAAGATTTAAGAAATTTAAATTCAAGGTCTTTTTGGTGAATTATTATTAGACTTGCAGTAATCCATGAATCTGAGAAAGTAACTAAGGCTTCTAAGCAACTTTTATTGGAAATAAAAAATAGGAATCATAGTGCCTATTATATTAGAATTTCTAAATTGAATGCAGAAATAACAGAAAAGGGTATAGAATTCACATATAGTGGAAAGAAAATTGACATAGATGGTGGGCTAATAAGGAATTTAGGCTTCATCTCCACCACTGAACAATTCATAAAAAGACTCGACGTATTGAGGGAGCTAGAAAGAAGTGGAGTAGTATTAATGAATAGGCCAGATTCTATGTTGTTGGCCAGGGATAAATTTGCAAGTTTAATGCGAATGAGAAGAGCGGGTATTCCAGTTCCAAACACTGCCTTAGTCGAAGATCCCTTTGAAGTTATGCGATTAGTAGAAAGGTGGGGTGAAGTTGTAATAAAACCCGTAGTGGGAAGTCTTGGTTTAGGATCTGTTAAAGTTTCAGATCCGGATATAGCATTTAGAGTAGCAAAGGCCATTTTATCAGTAAACCAACCAGTTTACGTTCAAAAATATGTGAAGAAACCAGATAGGGATATTAGAGTAATTGTAATTGGTGATAGGGTTTTAGGGAGTATATATAGGATATCAAAAAGCGGATGGAAGACTAATATAGCTCAAGGTGCTACAGCACAAGTTTTAATTCCAGATGCTGAATTGGAGGAGATAAGTTTAAAGAGTGTTAGAGTGCTTGGTCTGGATTATGCTGGGATAGATATTATAGAAGATGTAGAGAACGGTGGTTACAAGATAATTGAAGTCAATGCAGCGCCTTTATGGGATGGATTTGAGGCAGCTACAAACATTAATCCAGCTAAATATATTGCCGCGCATTTAATAGAAAAGATTAGGAGATGAGGAATAGAAAACCGTCTGATATGTGATGAGGAGCTCTCGCACCTGATTCAAAGATCAAGCTCTTTCTTATCCTTTATTGATCTAAGTACAAGCATCGTATAAGTTGATGTAACTCCATCCATATTTCCTATCTTATCTAATACTTTTGCCAAATCTTCTCTAGTTGGTACTCTCACTTTCAGTACTGCATAGTATTCTCCAGTTACATCATAAATTTCATAAATCTCTTTCATTTCCACTAATTGTTTTAGTATGTTATCATATTTCTTGGGATCCGCTTTTATTAATATAAAAGCTACAACGCTGAGTCCAATCTTATCGAAATCTATTTCAGTATAAAAACCCCTAATTACACCATTTTCCTTTAACCTCTTTATTCTAACATATATTGTAGCCTCACTCAAATTGAGCATCTTAGCTAGTCTAGAGAAAGGTATTCGTGAATCTTGTTGTAGTATATTAAGTATCTTTTTATCAATATCGTCAAGATAATAAAATGAGGAATTCAAATAAGAGACCTCCCAAAGATCTTTATTAAATCAACTCTATTAAAGTCGCCTATTGCAAATTTTAAAATTAGTTGGGGATCATTATTAAGTAACGCCTTCGAAAGTCTTACCGTGGTTGGATCTCTCTCTTTCGTCATTTTTATAATTTTTGCATGCCATTTTAACGACCAATATAACTTACTCTTTTTAAATTCCTTTTTGAAATCTTTTCCATTTAATATGGAGTCCGCTAAAATTTTTGAAGAAATAATCGACGGTCTTATTCCCTCTCCAGTTATTGCATATACTGTACCCAACGCCTCACCCGTATAATTACCGTCTAATCTGTCTTCTATCACTCCGTAATCGGTAACCCTAGCTCCATGAAACATTTTAATTCTCCCCTTGAGGATTTGTTTTAATCTTTCCTTTAGCTCTGGAACCTCAGCATATCCTCCAATTCCAATTTTTGATCCTTCCCTATCTGGAAATACCCAAGCATAACCCAAAAAGCCAGAGTAAAAATAGAATTCCACTACTTCCTTATCTATTTCGTAGTCGGTAATGTACTGAATTGCGGGAATTGACATAGACTTACTTACACTATAATGCCCAGTTGCAAATATCACCTTGTCATGATCTATTGGTTTATCATTTACGTAGTATTTATCATCCTTTTTTACAACTTTTGAATTAAATTCTACATTTACTTCTTCTGAAAGTCTTTTTAAGAAGAGAGGTTTATCAATAATGTATCCTAATTTGTTATCTGTGCTTATATCAAAAACAAGTTTATTATCAAGATATATTCTAAAACCCCTTATCTCACTAATTATAGTTTCATTTGGTATTGGTATTATATTTTCTATTCCAGTTATTAAGCCCCATGCGCACGGTTTAAGTCCAGGTTCTTCCATACTCTCGTAAATTGTTGCATCAACTTTTCTATTCCCTTTTAAAAAATAAGCTAGAGATAATCCTGCGGGACCAGCGCCTACTATTGCTATTCTCGTCATATATTGTTCACTTTTTTCTGAAGTAAAATAAAGCTATAATAGCTAGTATTAAAAATCCAGTATATAATGGTAAGAGCGCGTAAAAGTTTGTTATAAACGCTCTGCCTATTATTGCTCCAATAATTAAAACTAATATAAATGCAAAGAATCCATTTCCTACATATAATATATCTCTCTTTATTATATTAGGTAATACCGATTTCAACACTAGAAACAAGTTATATATGAATGGAATAGATAAGGTTAACGTAACTATGGCGAATTTGTACTCATCCTGATATGCCATAACAAAGAAAACCCCCGCTACATCTGCAAATGTTGACAACGCAGTAAAGTAAAGAGTGCTAATTGCAGTTTTTATATCATTTGCCCAAGGTTTTTCAGAAATTAAAACATACACTGCAACAATAAAGTCTATTAGAGCTCCTACCAAAAATGCTATAAAAGAGTCTACCAACCCTGGAACTATTGGTAAAACTATCATCAATATGGAAAGGGGTAATGTATAACTGGCTTTCATCTTATTCTTAAAGACTACTAATTAGAAAATAAAAATATCTATTCCCAATAGAAGAGTGTGAGATATAATTTACCAGTACTCGTAATACACGGCGGAGCAGGAAGTTGGCAAATAGTTAATCAAGATAAGGCGAAACTGACAATAAGCGAAGCGTTAGAGAGAGGATATTATGAGTTTAGGAAAGGTTCTGCGCTTGAAGCCGTAGTAGAGGCCATATACTATATGGAGGAGTCTGGAGTTTTCGATGCTGGAAAAGGTAGTGTAAGAAACTCAGCTGGATATATTGAAATGGACGCTGGAATAATGATAGGTAATACACTTCAAGTGGGGGGTATTATGGGATTGAGAGAAGGTAGCGCGATAAAAAAGGCTTTGGAAATCTTACTTCAAAATAGGCATGTATTAATGATAGGTAGTGGCGATAATACTTCTAATAATAAGAATGCAATTTCAGAAAGTAAGGTTTCCGGAGATACTGTAGGTGCAGTAGCTCTAGACCAACATGGTAATCTAGTTGCCGGAACTAGCACTGGTGGGATAAAGGGAAAATTACCGGGTAGAGTTGGGGATTCTCCTATTCCGGGCGCAGGCTATTACGCAACGCCGAATGTAGCTGTTTCTAGTACTGGAATTGGTGAGATAATTTTAAGGATGTTACCAGCTAAAGAAGTTGATATTTTAGTCTCATTGGGTTTCACTATTGATGATGCACTAAGAGCTGTGATAAACAAAATAACTAAAATTTTTGGAAAAGATAATATAGGAATGATAGGATTAGATAAATATGGAAATGCCTCGGCTTACTATAATACAAAAGGGATGGCTAGAGGTGTCATTTCCTCAGATGGAGTTAAGAAAGTGTATGTCTTCGAGGGTGAGATCTAAATGAAGATATTAGTAATGAGCAATATTAGATTCCCCGAACCTCATGTTGAAAGTATGTTATCAAGTATTATAAAGAAGGAGGAGCCAGAAGTTATAGTATTAAATGGTGATACTACCCAATGCTATTGGGACTATGAGTGTCCTAGAGTCATTGATGTGCTCTACGTTATTAGGAGTATAGCTCCCTGGGCTCAGATAATATACGTTCAAGGAGATATGGATCCTCATGCAATAAAATGTATAACTGCAGAACCCAGATATAGGGAGGAAATAATTGGTACAACTATGTATATTGCGGAAGCAGCCTCTGTCAAATACCACATTATTCATGGACACCAGGGAGAAATAGATCAGTTGAGGAAAAGTATTGGGGCTGGACCATGGGATTGGCTAGTAATAGGACAATATAAGAGGTTAGAAATCGATAAACTAGCAAGAGTATTATATAGTGGTGGTATCACTAGGGAATTTCCGCCAGAAGCAAGAGGTTATGTAGTTATCACTGACTCAAATTTTTACATTAGGAATCTCAGAACCTAACCACATGTTGGGAAATACATTCTTCGCGCAAGTTCTAGTATTTTCACATCATATACTTCTTCTATGGGATTCAAATCAGATCCCTCTTCCCAAATTTTGTAGTTGTTTGCAAATATACTATTCTTCTCTCCACTATAAAACAATATTTCTTTTATAAATGGTATTTTTCTGAGAGAGTTGACTATTTTTCTTATATTATTATCCATTATCCTATACTTGACTACTACAATCACATATTATAATTGTCCCTCTATTCTCTTAAGATAATTGATAATAATAGATGGTATTTTCATAAACCATTTAAATCTGAGTCTTACTAATAGCTTATGCAACTTGAAAATAAGCCAATTGTAGTGATCTCTTCAACCAACGCTGAGGAAATACCGAATTTCATTAGGGCGATGTTTAAGGATTGCAAGTTAAATGGGAGTAAGAAATTAATAATAAATTTCATTTCATCAATTTCTTACCCAGAGTTTATACAAAATGCCAGGGAGGCCCTTTTAGATAATATAGATTTAGGTGCGTATATTTACATTTGGAAACCCGAAGAGGTTGACCAAATGATGAAAAAGATCTTGGAAAATCGTCAAGATATGAAAGGTATAATAATATATTGTGATGATAATAATAAACATAAGATCGAAAAAATACTTCATAAGGTTCCTAATTCGATAAAGGCAAATATTATAAAGGATTATTGTAAATAATTTTTTATTCTAACGAGGGAAGTAGATAGTGGTGCTAAATTGAAAAGCGCCGAATATGATGTTTTAATTATTGGTTTAGGTATAGCTGGTGCATCACTTGCTTGGAAACTATCTCAATCTAACCTTAAGGTCTTAGCCATAGATAGTAAACCATGGAATAGGTTTGGCGATAAACCTTGTGGAGATGCAATAAGCAAGGAACATTTCGATAACTTGGGGATGCCTTATCCTCAAGGCAAAGAGTTGGAGGAGAAAGTGGAAGGTATAAAGCTGTATAGCCCTGACATGAAAACCGTTTGGACTGTAAAAGGAGAAGGTTTTGAAATTGATTCTCCCAGTTATGTACAGAGGCTGACCAAAGAGGCTAGAGATAGGGGAGTTGAAATTTTAGATCTAACGACTGCGATGAAACCGATAATAGTTGGCAATAAAGTGGAAGGAGCGGTCTTGTTTAACAGAAGGACTAATGAAACTATAGAGGCTAAAGCTAAAATTACCGTCGATG is a genomic window containing:
- a CDS encoding NAD(P)/FAD-dependent oxidoreductase, which gives rise to MTRIAIVGAGPAGLSLAYFLKGNRKVDATIYESMEEPGLKPCAWGLITGIENIIPIPNETIISEIRGFRIYLDNKLVFDISTDNKLGYIIDKPLFLKRLSEEVNVEFNSKVVKKDDKYYVNDKPIDHDKVIFATGHYSVSKSMSIPAIQYITDYEIDKEVVEFYFYSGFLGYAWVFPDREGSKIGIGGYAEVPELKERLKQILKGRIKMFHGARVTDYGVIEDRLDGNYTGEALGTVYAITGEGIRPSIISSKILADSILNGKDFKKEFKKSKLYWSLKWHAKIIKMTKERDPTTVRLSKALLNNDPQLILKFAIGDFNRVDLIKIFGRSLI
- a CDS encoding isoaspartyl peptidase/L-asparaginase translates to MRYNLPVLVIHGGAGSWQIVNQDKAKLTISEALERGYYEFRKGSALEAVVEAIYYMEESGVFDAGKGSVRNSAGYIEMDAGIMIGNTLQVGGIMGLREGSAIKKALEILLQNRHVLMIGSGDNTSNNKNAISESKVSGDTVGAVALDQHGNLVAGTSTGGIKGKLPGRVGDSPIPGAGYYATPNVAVSSTGIGEIILRMLPAKEVDILVSLGFTIDDALRAVINKITKIFGKDNIGMIGLDKYGNASAYYNTKGMARGVISSDGVKKVYVFEGEI
- a CDS encoding metallophosphoesterase family protein, which produces MKILVMSNIRFPEPHVESMLSSIIKKEEPEVIVLNGDTTQCYWDYECPRVIDVLYVIRSIAPWAQIIYVQGDMDPHAIKCITAEPRYREEIIGTTMYIAEAASVKYHIIHGHQGEIDQLRKSIGAGPWDWLVIGQYKRLEIDKLARVLYSGGITREFPPEARGYVVITDSNFYIRNLRT
- a CDS encoding DUF5751 family protein, whose translation is MQLENKPIVVISSTNAEEIPNFIRAMFKDCKLNGSKKLIINFISSISYPEFIQNAREALLDNIDLGAYIYIWKPEEVDQMMKKILENRQDMKGIIIYCDDNNKHKIEKILHKVPNSIKANIIKDYCK